In a genomic window of Trichoderma atroviride chromosome 4, complete sequence:
- a CDS encoding uncharacterized protein (EggNog:ENOG41): MAESHHIQTLLSTLLSTLGPEKVFHPGSDGYASSNASYFAQQQSQLRPIVVISPKSSEDVAETVRLLSSAEDQDGNPIRLAIRSGGHAVDAGSANVDDGVTIDLSCLNSIQVSEDRKTVSIGPGAKWGQVYDELDAIGLSVAGCRSAPVGVGGLTLGGGISYFSPRFGWTCDTVTNFQVVLADGSIVNANDKENQDLLVALRGGTNNFGVVTRFDFAAFEQGQIWGGSLFHNLDTIDDNLKAFQDFASAEDYDEYASLITSFGFGAGRGAGIVNSVEYTKPAESLPVFEPLLQIPNVMSTMRLAGMGEISREQAVYSPYGLRQFSLQTTHGPNLDVLKTVFSCWKKSISIVEDVANIVWSISLEPLPTIFYKKADTTNSLGLSDRNKPLVITLLTAMWTDEADDAKVEKTARKMLVDIETRAKELGEYDPFVYVNYAAPWQDPIASYGKESIERLKKVRERVDPKGVFTHRVTGAFKLPA, translated from the exons ATGGCAGAGTCTCATCAT ATTCAAACGTTGCTTTCAACGCTGCTGTCAACGCTCGGGCCCGAAAAGGTCTTTCATCCAGGGTCCGACGGCTATGCCTCTTCCAATGCTTCGTACTTTGCGCAGCAACAGTCTCAGCTCCGACCCATAGTCGTCATCTCCCCCAAAAGTTCGGAAGATGTTGCTGAGACAGTTCGCCTTCTATCCAGTGCTGAAGACCAGGATGGCAACCCAATCCGGCTCGCTATTCGATCCGGCGGCCATGCTGTCGATGCCGGGTCCGCAAATGTAGATGACGGCGTAACCATCGACCTGAGCTGCCTCAACTCCATCCAAGTGAGCGAGGATCGGAAGACGGTATCGATCGGCCCCGGCGCAAAATGGGGGCAAGTCTACGATGAGCTAGACGCAATCGGCCTTTCCGTCGCCGGCTGCCGGTCCGCCCCGGTAGGCGTCGGCGGCTTGACTCTCGGAGGAGGCATCTCGTACTTTTCGCCCCGGTTTGGCTGGACCTGCGACACCGTCACCAACTTCCAGGTGGTGTTGGCGGATGGATCCATCGTGAATGCCAACGACAAGGAGAACCAAGACCTTCTTGTTGCGTTGAGAGGCGGAACTAACAACTTTGGCGTGGTAACACGCTTCGACTTTGCTGCTTTCGAGCAGGGCCAAATCTGGGGCGGGTCTCTCTTCCACAATCTCGACACTATCGACGACAACCTCAAGGCATTTCAGGATTTTGCTTCAGCTGAAGACTATGACGAATACGCCAGCCTCATCACCAGTTTTGGCTTTGGGGCGGGACGAGGCGCCGGCATTGTCAATAGCGTCGAGTATACCAAGCCCGCGGAGAGCTTGCCTGTTTTCGAGCCGTTGCTTCAAATTCCCAATGTGATGAGCACGATGCGGCTGGCTGGCATGGGGGAGATTTCTAGGGAGCAGGCGGTCTACTCTCCATATGGCCTACG CCAATTCAGTCTTCAAACCACCCACGGCCCCAATTTGGACGTGCTGAAAAccgtcttctcttgctggaagaagagcatctccATCGTTGAAGATGTCGCCAACATTGTATGGTCCATCTCTCTCGAGCCTCTACCTACAATATTCTACAAGAAAGCAGACACAACCAACAGCCTGGGCCTCTCGGATAGGAACAAGCCCCTAGTTATCACTCTCTTAACGGCCATGTGGACGGACGAGGCAGATGACGCCAAGGTTGAGAAGACAGCACGCAAGATGCTTGTGGACATTgaaacaagagcaaaagagctTGGTGAGTATGATCCGTTTGTGTATGTAAACTACGCAGCGCCGTGGCAGGATCCGATTGCTAGTTATGGGAAAGAGAGTATAGAGAGGTTAAAGAAAGTCCGTGAAAGGGTTGATCCGAAGGGCGTGTTTACACATCGTGTCACGGGAGCGTTCAAGCTTCCGGCTTGA
- a CDS encoding uncharacterized protein (EggNog:ENOG41), translating into MDYKRPREDDKGPEPGNGNKRLKANGRHANELCQDCKLLDINTSFVKASDAFKRARNGIVKRPSKLFHSRTGGPLFYGDAFFAHSFGKRLSRNATCPLCRFFWSMRIQANRRHENYKLLAFCSSESWMFGLSGLKMSHAWHHTRDTVWMSVVPDIPSIPQSGHDEHWLDKDIPAVGPIYLLQPDTAHEEKPPLLEARQLNGKIDFAIVQDWFSFCQKRHLSSCCRPTKGDTITKGFRVIDCEQDPPTVVSMPWGVEYVALSYVWGQRQEDLVDWPATVLDAVDVSRRLGLRYLWVDRLCINQSDPVEKDYLISRMTTIYEYAELTIVSASGSGASDGLPGVRSTPRKKQPKILLEDGSLLVSALQDPRQEILASEYWTRGWTYQEGVLSNRRLVFTENQAYWECRCMAAQESLQIPLELVHKNHTPVENPNAADLRRREISPPTPQGQHMEDYMLGGIFKSESSGGEFSEKYYRDVIQTDEHRLEYGFPAQDEGSMNTQLRALDDHIRAFSARKLSHGGDSLKAFLGIVGMFRDKRLRIYLGIPMWIDDILVDLTGAHITFALSVCSWYHRSGDEHQMFIAEPCERRTHLPSWTWAGWQGTVSWRAPPSDEHSVFMGDLITAEPLQVHLVWAADLYLRCACEPVCLRLLNLYSADLLEEKVPMLLEIRKPLVLRYSVRHEIKGSWEWRRLAGRAGEKRRYQAERQEWDKKWYRIAGRLAFVSMSISITEEEWTQKHYTGELVSVLIFTAQRPRAEHGRARFLTLQRVESDSFEARWERVGSLQLIIPEVDLDRCFTNQELLRRIPVKEWNGAIVVQ; encoded by the coding sequence ATGGACTATAAAAGGCCGCGCGAAGACGATAAAGGCCCCGAACCAGGAAACGGAAATAAGCGCCTCAAAGCCAATGGCCGACATGCAAATGAGCTTTGCCAAGATTGCAAGCTTCTCGACATCAACACCAGCTTCGTCAAAGCCTCCGATGCCTTCAAACGAGCCAGAAACGGCATCGTCAAGCGCCCCTCCAAACTATTCCATAGCCGCACTGGCGGTCCTCTATTCTACGGAGATGCCTTTTTTGCGCACTCGTTCGGAAAGCGCTTGTCAAGAAATGCGACATGCCCTCTTTGCCGTTTCTTCTGGTCTATGAGAATACAAGCGAATAGACGCCATGAGAATTATAAACTTCTTGCCTTTTGCAGCAGCGAAAGCTGGATGTTTGGTCTATCAGGACTGAAGATGAGCCATGCTTGGCACCACACCCGGGATACAGTATGGATGAGCGTTGTGCCGGATATACCGTCAATACCGCAGTCGGGCCATGATGAACACTGGCTTGACAAGGATATTCCGGCTGTTGGGCCCATCTATCTCCTACAGCCCGACACGGCCCACGAAGagaagccgccgctgctggaaGCAAGGCAACTCAATGGCAAAATCGATTTTGCCATTGTCCAAGACTGGTTCTCCTTCTGCCAAAAGCGGCACTTGAGCTCGTGCTGCCGTCCAACCAAGGGCGATACAATCACAAAGGGATTTCGTGTAATTGATTGTGAACAAGACCCTCCGACCGTGGTTTCGATGCCTTGGGGGGTTGAATACGTCGCGCTTAGTTATGTCTGGGGCCAGCGACAAGAGGACTTGGTGGATTGGCCGGCTACTGTCCTTGACGCCGTTGATGTGTCACGTCGGTTAGGATTACGATACCTGTGGGTTGATCGACTGTGTATCAACCAATCCGACCCGGTAGAGAAAGACTATCTCATCTCTCGAATGACTACGATATACGAGTATGCTGAGCTCACCATTGTTTCGGCGTCTGGGTCAGGAGCTAGCGATGGCCTTCCAGGTGTTCGATCGACCCCTCgaaagaagcagccaaagattTTGTTAGAGGACGGCAGTTTGCTAGTTTCTGCGCTTCAAGATCCCCGTCAAGAGATTCTAGCCTCTGAATATTGGACAAGGGGGTGGACATACCAAGAAGGGGTCTTGTCGAACAGGCGCCTGGTGTTTACTGAAAATCAAGCCTATTGGGAGTGTCGATGTATGGCAGCGCAAGAGTCTCTCCAGATACCCTTGGAGTTGGTCCATAAAAACCACACTCCTGTTGAGAATCCTAACGCCGCCGATTTGCGCAGGAGAGAAATCTCCCCTCCGACGCCACAGGGGCAGCATATGGAGGACTACATGCTGGGTGGCATCTTCAAAAGCGAGTCATCTGGTGGTGAATTTTCAGAAAAGTATTACAGAGATGTTATACAAACCGATGAGCACAGGTTGGAGTACGGCTTTCCCGCCCAAGATGAAGGGTCTATGAATACACAGCTGCGGGCCCTAGACGATCACATTCGAGCCTTTTCAGCAAGAAAGCTAAGTCATGGCGGAGATTCTCTAAAGGCCTTTCTTGGCATCGTCGGCATGTTCAGAGACAAGAGATTGCGCATATACCTCGGTATCCCAATGTGGATAGACGATATACTGGTTGACCTCACGGGTGCTCACATCACATTCGCCCTCTCAGTCTGCTCATGGTATCACCGCAGCGGCGATGAGCACCAGATGTTTATCGCAGAGCCATGCGAACGCAGGACGCATCTACCGTCCTGGACTTGGGCAGGATGGCAGGGCACCGTATCGTGGCGAGCACCGCCGTCAGACGAGCACAGCGTCTTCATGGGAGATTTGATCACAGCCGAGCCACTTCAAGTTCATTTGGTGTGGGCAGCAGATCTGTATCTGAGATGCGCTTGCGAGCCGGTATGCCTACGACTACTGAATCTCTATTCGGCAGATTTGTTAGAAGAAAAGGTACCCATGCTGTTGGAGATACGCAAGCCCCTCGTTTTGAGATATTCGGTCCGGCACGAAATCAAGGGGAGCTGGGAATGGAGGCGCTTAGCGGGCCGAGCAGGCGAGAAGCGCCGATACCAGGCCGAAAGACAGGAGTGGGACAAGAAATGGTATCGCATCGCCGGCAGGCTGGCGTTTGTCAGcatgtccatctccatcaccgaGGAGGAGTGGACTCAGAAACACTACACCGGTGAACTTGTCAGTGTGCTCATCTTTACGGCTCAGAGACCCCGCGCGGAGCATGGAAGGGCAAGATTCTTGACGCTGCAGAGGGTTGAGTCTGATTCGTTTGAAGCACGGTGGGAAAGGGTTGGAAGTCTGCAGTTGATTATTCCGGAAGTAGACCTGGATAGGTGTTTCACGAATCAGGAGTTACTAAGGAGGATTCCCGTCAAGGAGTGGAACGGTGCAATTGTGGTTCAGtag
- a CDS encoding uncharacterized protein (EggNog:ENOG41): MARPYEGKLAIVTGASRGIGAGVAKRLAAKGSNVLVTFTSESSKDLAQEIVQELKTKHNVHSQSIQTDLTQATNAATVILEAAKSLFHSYNPQGKFQVDILINNAGVSSNQHMNDPKKGAITEAEFTRVYAVNVLAPLLLTQTVAPYLPTDRSGRIVNVSSVSSSIGYIGQSVYAGSKGALEVMTRTWARELSERATVNSVNPGPVWGDMYAEAGPAFWSTNQPFVDVAPLTAYNGEANVLEQVGQDADKFDKLVRGGMGGRRPGFVDEIAGTIDMLCTEESGWTTGSVVCANGGMRMNLA, translated from the exons ATGGCTCGACCATATGAAGGCAAACTCGCAATCGTTACTGGTGCCTCACGAG GCATTGGAGCTGGAGTAGCCAAGCGGCTCgcagccaaaggcagcaacgTTCTCGTTACTTTTACTTCAGAATCATCCAAAGATCTGGCACAGGAGATTGTCCAAGAACTCAAAACAAAGCACAATGTCCACAGCCAGTCTATCCAGACGGATCTCACCCAAGCAACCAACGCAGCAACCGTCATTCTCGAGGCCGCGAAAAGCCTCTTCCACAGCTACAACCCCCAGGGGAAATTCCAAGTCGACATCCTCATCAACAATGCCGGCGTCTCGTCAAACCAGCACATGAACGACCCCAAAAAGGGCGCCATTACCGAAGCCGAGTTCACGCGAGTCTACGCCGTCAACGTGCTGGCACCGCTGCTCCTAACGCAGACCGTGGCGCCATATCTGCCTACAGACCGCTCAGGCCGCATCGTCAACGTCTCCAGCGTCTCATCCTCTATTGGCTACATCGGCCAATCTGTCTACGCGGGCAGCAAAGGCGCCCTCGAAGTCATGACCCGGACATGGGCCCGCGAACTCTCGGAGCGAGCAACCGTCAACTCAGTCAACCCTGGACCTGTTTGGGGCGACATGTACGCTGAAGCAGGCCCGGCATTCTGGTCTACGAACCAGCCATTCGTGGATGTGGCTCCGCTGACGGCCTACAATGGCGAGGCCAACGTGCTGGAGCAAGTGGGACAAGATGCCGACAAGTTTGACAAGCTCGTGCGAGGAGGTATGGGTGGACGACGGCCCGGTtttgttgatgagattgcTGGGACGATTGACATGTTGTGCACGGAGGAGAGTGGATGGACGACGGGGAGCGTGGTTTGCGCAAACGGGGGAATGAGGATGAACCTGGCATAG